CGCTGGAGCGGCGCGGGATGACGGTCGACCTCGCACGCGATACGGAGGAGGGCGCGGCGTTCCTGCATGCCGGCGCGCACGATGCCTTGCTGCTCGACCTCGGCCTGCCCGATGGCGACGGGCTCGCGCTGCTCCGGTCGCTGCGCGCGCGCGGCATGACGCGCCCCGTGCTGCTGCTCACCGCGCGCGGGACGGTGGAGGCGCGGATCGCCGGGCTCAACGCCGGCGCGGACGATTATCTCGTCAAACCGTTCGACACCGATGAGCTGCATGCGCGCATCCTCGCGGTGCTGCGTCGCCAGGGCGGGTATGTCGGAGAAACGCTCGGCTGCGGCGCGCTGTCGTTCGACATCGCCGCGCGGCGCGCGCGGATCGGCGACGCGGTGCTGACGCTGTCGACACGCGAGACGGAGCTGCTCGAACTGCTGCTGCGCCGGCAGGGCAGCGTCGTTCCCAAGCGGCTGGCGGAGGATCAGCTGTTCGGCGTCGGCGGCGATCTCGGCTCCAATGCGATCGAAGTCTACGTCCACCGCCTGCGCAAGCGGCTGGGCGATGCCGGCGGCGGGGTCCGGATCGAAACCGTGCGCGGCGTCGGCTACATGATCGTGGCGGATCGCCCCGGCGAGGCGGCATGACGCGCCCGCCGATCGCCGCGCGACTGCGACGCTTCTGGCCGCGGTCCCTGTTCGGACAGTTCATCGCGCTCCACGTCCTGCTGGGCGTGGTCGCCGCGGCCGTCCTGTCGCTGGGCGTTTCGGTGCTGCTGCACCGCACTGCCAACCATTATCAGCACGACCTGTTGCTGCAGCAGGCGGCGGCGGCGGAGCGCGTGCTGGCGCGTCGGCCCGACGCGACGATCGTCGCGGCGACCGACCTCCCGGTCAGCGGCCTGTCGATCGCGGTGCTCGACGCACGCCACGTCGCGCGCGTCGTTCACGGCCCGCCGCGCCCCGGCATCGCCGCCGCCGCGCCGCTGACCCGCGGGACGGTGTTCTTCCACCGCGGCAGCGTGCGCGCGCTCAGCCGCCCGTTCCGCCGTGGCTGGATCGTCGTGTCGCAGGATTCGGATGCGCCGCAGGTCGTCACCGACGATATCGTCCGCGCCTTCCTCACCCGTTTCGCACTCCTGCTCCTGCCATTCGCCGCGCTGCTGCCGCTGATCGGCGCGCTGCTCACCCGGCGGCTGACGCGGCGGATGCGGACCGTGTCCGCGATCGCGGCGGGGATCGGGCCGCGTGCGATCGACCAGCGGCTGCCGCGCGGTACCCTGCCCCTGGAGGTCGAACCCCTGGCGATCGCCACCAATGCCGCGCTCGACCGCCTCGAAAAGGGCTTTCGCGCGCAGGCCGCCTTCGCCGCCGACATCGCCCACGAACTGCGCACCCCGCTCGCGATCGTGCGATTGCGCGCGGAAAAGGTTGCGGACGACGACCAGCGCCGCGCGCTGCTCGACAGCCTCGACCGCGCCTCGCGCGTCGTCGGCCAGTTGCTCGGCCTCGCCGACCTCGAACGGCGCGTCGAGGATGCCGGCACGCGCATCGACCTTGCCGCGATCGCCGAAGACGTCGTCTCGGCGCGCGCGCCCGCCGTCCTCGCCGGCGGTCGGACGATCGGGCTGGAGGATCACGGCGCGATCCCGCTGCACGGCTTTGCCGGCCCGCTGACGCTGGCACTCGAAAACCTCGTCGACAATGCCGCACGCCACACGCCGCCCGGCACGCAGATCACCGTCACGATCGGCCCCGGCGCGCGCCTGTCGGTGCGCGACGACGGCGAGGGCATCGCCCCCGACCAGGCGGACCGCCTCACCGAGCGCTTCTTCCGCGGCGACGCCCCCCGTACGGAGGGTCATGGCATCGGTCTGTCGATCGTCCAGCGCGTGGTGGAGGCGCATCACGGCACGCTGATGATCGCCGCCGGGCCGGATGGACGCGGTGCGGTATTCGCGATGACGTTCCGGGGGGCGTGACGGCAGCGTCCAACGAGCGCCACCACCCGACTTCCCGCGCGTGACGGATCGGCCTCAAACCAGCAGGATTCCCCTATGCCTTCCTCCCGCCATCTTCTCGCCTTTGCCGCTCTTTTGGCTGGCGATCCCGCACTGGCCGCCGTACCGTCCGGCAGTCTTGCCAAGCGCGCGTGGATTCTCAGCGAAATCGACGGCCGGGCGGTCGGGACCCGCCCTGACGAGGCGACGCATGTCATCTTCGGCGCCGATCACCGGGTCGGCGGCGGCACCGGCTGCAATAGCTTCGCCGGCGATGCGATCCGCTGGTCCAGCGACCGGACCGGAACGCGCGGACGCT
This portion of the Sphingomonas sp. FARSPH genome encodes:
- a CDS encoding response regulator; the encoded protein is MRILLVEDDPDLARELTDALERRGMTVDLARDTEEGAAFLHAGAHDALLLDLGLPDGDGLALLRSLRARGMTRPVLLLTARGTVEARIAGLNAGADDYLVKPFDTDELHARILAVLRRQGGYVGETLGCGALSFDIAARRARIGDAVLTLSTRETELLELLLRRQGSVVPKRLAEDQLFGVGGDLGSNAIEVYVHRLRKRLGDAGGGVRIETVRGVGYMIVADRPGEAA
- a CDS encoding sensor histidine kinase, with translation MTRPPIAARLRRFWPRSLFGQFIALHVLLGVVAAAVLSLGVSVLLHRTANHYQHDLLLQQAAAAERVLARRPDATIVAATDLPVSGLSIAVLDARHVARVVHGPPRPGIAAAAPLTRGTVFFHRGSVRALSRPFRRGWIVVSQDSDAPQVVTDDIVRAFLTRFALLLLPFAALLPLIGALLTRRLTRRMRTVSAIAAGIGPRAIDQRLPRGTLPLEVEPLAIATNAALDRLEKGFRAQAAFAADIAHELRTPLAIVRLRAEKVADDDQRRALLDSLDRASRVVGQLLGLADLERRVEDAGTRIDLAAIAEDVVSARAPAVLAGGRTIGLEDHGAIPLHGFAGPLTLALENLVDNAARHTPPGTQITVTIGPGARLSVRDDGEGIAPDQADRLTERFFRGDAPRTEGHGIGLSIVQRVVEAHHGTLMIAAGPDGRGAVFAMTFRGA
- a CDS encoding META domain-containing protein, producing MPSSRHLLAFAALLAGDPALAAVPSGSLAKRAWILSEIDGRAVGTRPDEATHVIFGADHRVGGGTGCNSFAGDAIRWSSDRTGTRGRFRFNPTVGMPWTLVQCRPSPAERDGASFWQRMRRPASWRASATQLTSTFADGRIARLTPAPRP